Proteins encoded within one genomic window of Gloeobacter kilaueensis JS1:
- a CDS encoding ParA family protein, translating to MGPSSSYPRVVAVLNGKGGVGKTTTAVNLAAALAAKERVLLVDADPQGSASWWAERGTAALGFDLAQETNPRLLESLREVGGYSLVVVDTPPALDSAALAAVVQAADQLVLPTPPAPLDLAVLIETVHRAVLPSGTSHRVLLTRVDPRSLGEAVEAQRTLRERGIPAFEAFIRAYKAHERAALEGLSILQWRGKNAREAEADYRRVAEELDRDWRK from the coding sequence GTGGGCCCATCGAGCAGTTATCCAAGAGTCGTCGCCGTCCTCAACGGCAAAGGCGGGGTGGGCAAGACGACCACCGCCGTCAACCTTGCGGCGGCACTGGCGGCAAAAGAGCGGGTGCTCCTGGTCGATGCCGACCCCCAGGGTTCGGCGAGCTGGTGGGCAGAGCGGGGCACGGCGGCCCTCGGCTTCGACCTGGCCCAGGAGACCAACCCGCGCCTGCTCGAAAGTCTGCGGGAGGTGGGCGGCTACAGTCTGGTCGTCGTAGACACGCCCCCGGCCCTTGATTCGGCGGCGCTGGCGGCAGTTGTCCAGGCGGCGGATCAGCTGGTGCTGCCGACGCCTCCGGCCCCCCTCGATCTGGCGGTGCTCATCGAGACGGTCCACCGGGCGGTGTTGCCCAGCGGCACCAGCCACCGGGTGCTCCTTACCCGCGTCGATCCGCGCAGTCTGGGCGAAGCGGTCGAAGCGCAAAGAACCCTCAGAGAACGGGGCATCCCCGCCTTCGAGGCGTTCATCCGCGCCTACAAGGCCCACGAGCGGGCAGCGCTTGAGGGGTTGAGCATTCTGCAATGGCGGGGCAAAAATGCCCGCGAGGCTGAGGCGGACTATCGCCGGGTGGCCGAAGAACTCGATCGTGATTGGAGAAAATAA
- the leuD gene encoding 3-isopropylmalate dehydratase small subunit: MSKILTVEGRGIALAGNDIDTDRIIPARYLRSISFDGLGEAVFADDRTQQADHPFDAPHFQGARILVVNRNFGCGSSREHAPQALSRWGIQAIVGESFAEIFFGNCLAIGIPCLTADADTVEQLQRTIVQSPETILTIDLEALQVRLPQQSLPLALAAAPRQMFLSGHWDATGQLLANIEAIRATAARLPYMG, encoded by the coding sequence ATGAGCAAAATCTTGACTGTCGAAGGCCGGGGCATCGCCCTGGCAGGCAACGACATCGACACCGACCGGATCATCCCGGCGCGCTACCTGCGCTCGATCAGCTTCGATGGCCTGGGGGAGGCGGTCTTTGCCGACGACCGCACCCAGCAGGCGGACCATCCCTTCGACGCGCCTCACTTTCAGGGGGCGCGCATTCTGGTAGTCAACCGCAACTTCGGCTGCGGCTCCAGCCGCGAGCATGCCCCCCAGGCTCTATCGCGCTGGGGTATACAAGCGATCGTAGGTGAAAGCTTTGCTGAGATCTTTTTTGGCAACTGCCTGGCCATCGGTATCCCCTGCCTCACAGCCGACGCGGACACCGTCGAGCAACTGCAGCGCACGATCGTCCAGAGCCCGGAGACGATTCTGACTATCGACCTCGAAGCGCTCCAGGTCCGCCTGCCCCAGCAGAGCCTGCCGCTGGCGCTGGCCGCCGCTCCGCGCCAGATGTTTTTAAGTGGCCACTGGGATGCGACGGGCCAGTTGCTCGCCAATATCGAAGCGATTCGGGCGACGGCGGCCAGACTTCCTTATATGGGCTAG
- the leuC gene encoding 3-isopropylmalate dehydratase large subunit — MSRGTLFDKVWQLHTVGTLPSGQTQLFIGLHLIHEVTSPQAFAMLRERGLPVRYPQRTVATVDHIVPTAGQERPFADAMAEQMIRALETNCAEYGIRFYNIGSGSQGIVHVIAPEQGWTQPGMTIACGDSHTSTHGAFGAIAFGIGTSQVRDVLASQTLALGKLKVRRVEMNGSLPAGVFAKDAILHIIRKLGVKGGVGYAYEFAGSTFEAMNMEERMTVCNMAIEGGARCGYVNPDATTYAYLKDRPFAPKDSDWERATSWWESLRSDPDASYDDVVVFDARQVAPTVTWGITPGQGIAVDEAVPRAEELAEEERPLAEEAYRYMDLLPGTPIAGTKVDVCFIGSCTNGRLSDLREAAKLASGRHVAPGIKAFVVPGSEAVKRQAEAEGLHEIFLAAGFEWREPGCSMCLAMNPDRLVGRQLSASSSNRNFKGRQGSATGRTLLMSPAMVAAAAIRGAVTDVRTLLEPQR; from the coding sequence TTGAGCCGGGGAACGTTATTTGACAAAGTCTGGCAGTTGCACACGGTGGGCACCTTGCCCTCGGGGCAGACGCAGCTATTTATCGGGTTGCACCTGATCCACGAGGTCACCAGTCCCCAGGCGTTCGCCATGCTGCGCGAGCGCGGTCTGCCGGTGCGCTATCCCCAAAGAACCGTGGCGACAGTCGATCATATTGTGCCGACTGCGGGTCAGGAGCGGCCCTTCGCCGACGCGATGGCCGAGCAGATGATCCGCGCCCTTGAGACCAACTGCGCCGAGTACGGCATTCGCTTTTACAACATCGGCTCCGGCTCCCAGGGCATCGTACATGTAATCGCCCCAGAGCAGGGATGGACCCAGCCGGGGATGACGATCGCCTGCGGCGACAGCCACACTTCGACCCACGGTGCCTTTGGGGCGATCGCCTTCGGTATCGGCACCAGCCAGGTGCGCGACGTGCTCGCAAGCCAGACTCTTGCCCTGGGCAAGCTCAAGGTCCGCCGCGTCGAGATGAACGGCAGCCTGCCCGCCGGTGTGTTCGCCAAGGATGCAATCTTGCACATCATCCGCAAGCTCGGGGTCAAGGGGGGAGTCGGCTACGCCTACGAATTTGCGGGCAGCACCTTCGAGGCGATGAACATGGAGGAGCGGATGACCGTCTGCAACATGGCGATCGAGGGCGGAGCCCGCTGCGGCTACGTCAACCCGGACGCGACGACCTACGCCTACCTCAAGGACCGGCCCTTCGCCCCAAAAGATTCTGACTGGGAGCGGGCGACCAGTTGGTGGGAAAGCCTGCGATCAGATCCGGACGCCAGCTACGACGATGTCGTCGTCTTCGACGCCCGGCAGGTGGCACCGACCGTTACCTGGGGCATCACGCCAGGCCAGGGCATTGCCGTGGACGAGGCGGTACCGAGGGCAGAGGAACTGGCCGAAGAAGAGCGGCCTCTGGCCGAAGAAGCCTACCGCTACATGGATCTTTTGCCGGGCACGCCGATTGCCGGCACAAAAGTCGATGTCTGCTTTATCGGCAGCTGCACCAATGGCCGCCTGTCGGATCTGCGCGAAGCGGCAAAGCTCGCCTCTGGCCGCCACGTCGCACCGGGTATTAAAGCCTTCGTCGTGCCCGGATCCGAGGCGGTCAAGCGCCAGGCCGAAGCCGAGGGCCTGCACGAGATCTTTTTGGCCGCTGGTTTTGAGTGGCGCGAGCCGGGCTGCTCGATGTGCCTGGCGATGAACCCGGACCGGCTGGTGGGGCGGCAGTTGAGCGCCTCCTCCTCCAACCGCAACTTCAAAGGCCGCCAGGGCTCCGCCACCGGTCGTACCCTGCTGATGAGCCCGGCGATGGTGGCGGCGGCGGCCATCCGGGGGGCTGTGACCGACGTGCGCACCCTGCTGGAGCCCCAGCGATGA
- the recA gene encoding recombinase RecA: MARTSDESKKQTPQPGSAEDPQKQKALKMVLTQIKRNFGEGAIMRLGESTRIKVETVASGAITLDLALGGGLPKGRVIEIYGPESSGKTTLALHAIAEVQKNGGIAAFVDAEHALDPSYAKVLGVDVENLIISQPDTGEMAMEIVDQLVRSAAVDIIVIDSVAALVPRAEIEGEMGDAHVGLQARLMSQALRKITGNIGKTGCMVIFLNQLRSKIGVMYGNPETTTGGNALKFYASVRLDIRKAETLKKGQDEYGNRVRVKVVKNKVAPPFRKAEFDIIFGKGISSMGCILDLAVEMEIVDRKGAWYSYGSERLGQGRENVLALLEENTALAREIELKVREKIANGAVVSATVPAPEEADADLDEE, encoded by the coding sequence ATGGCCCGTACCTCCGACGAATCCAAAAAACAAACACCCCAGCCGGGGTCCGCAGAGGATCCCCAAAAGCAAAAAGCGCTCAAGATGGTCCTCACCCAGATCAAGCGCAACTTTGGCGAGGGAGCGATCATGCGGCTGGGCGAGAGCACCCGTATCAAAGTCGAGACGGTAGCCAGCGGTGCCATCACCCTCGATCTGGCTCTGGGGGGCGGTCTGCCCAAGGGTCGAGTCATCGAAATCTACGGCCCCGAATCCTCGGGCAAGACGACCCTGGCGCTGCACGCGATCGCCGAGGTTCAAAAAAATGGCGGCATCGCGGCCTTCGTCGATGCCGAGCACGCCCTCGATCCTTCCTATGCCAAGGTGTTGGGCGTCGATGTCGAAAATTTGATTATCTCCCAGCCCGACACGGGCGAGATGGCCATGGAGATCGTCGATCAGCTGGTGCGCTCGGCGGCGGTCGATATCATCGTCATCGATTCGGTGGCGGCCCTGGTGCCCCGCGCTGAGATCGAAGGTGAGATGGGCGATGCCCACGTCGGTCTGCAGGCGCGGCTGATGAGCCAGGCGCTGCGCAAGATCACAGGCAACATCGGCAAGACCGGCTGCATGGTGATCTTCCTCAACCAGTTGCGCTCCAAGATTGGCGTCATGTACGGCAACCCCGAGACAACCACCGGCGGCAACGCCCTCAAGTTCTATGCCTCGGTACGCCTCGACATCCGCAAGGCGGAAACTCTTAAAAAGGGCCAGGACGAGTACGGCAACCGGGTGCGGGTCAAAGTCGTCAAAAACAAGGTGGCTCCGCCCTTCCGCAAGGCCGAATTCGACATTATCTTCGGCAAGGGCATCTCCTCGATGGGCTGCATCCTCGATCTGGCAGTCGAGATGGAGATCGTCGATCGCAAGGGAGCCTGGTACTCCTACGGCAGCGAGCGCCTGGGCCAGGGCCGCGAAAACGTGCTCGCCCTGCTCGAAGAAAATACTGCCCTCGCCAGAGAAATTGAACTGAAGGTGCGCGAAAAGATCGCCAACGGAGCGGTCGTCTCCGCCACTGTCCCGGCCCCTGAGGAGGCCGACGCCGACTTAGACGAAGAGTAA
- a CDS encoding ComEA family DNA-binding protein — translation MAALLLALVSLAPLPVLAQTSTPATTSTTTTTTTPGSKKSTKSTTVVVNVNTATSKELQQVKGIGAATAKKIIAARPYKSLDELVSKKVLSSKQFDRLKPQLAL, via the coding sequence TTGGCAGCACTCCTGCTCGCGCTGGTGTCCCTTGCTCCTCTGCCTGTGCTGGCCCAGACCAGCACCCCTGCGACCACCAGCACGACAACGACGACAACGACCCCTGGGTCAAAAAAATCCACCAAATCTACCACCGTCGTCGTCAACGTCAACACCGCCACCAGCAAAGAACTGCAGCAGGTCAAGGGCATCGGCGCAGCGACAGCCAAAAAGATCATCGCCGCCCGGCCCTATAAGAGCCTCGATGAACTGGTGAGCAAAAAAGTGCTCAGCTCCAAGCAGTTCGACAGGCTCAAGCCACAACTGGCGCTCTAG
- a CDS encoding Mov34/MPN/PAD-1 family protein, with product MTLDVSGAQLAAIRAHGERTYPRECCGLLLGSFEKGDKKRLVEAYAVENTWQGAGEFGLGDGQGEERRFLITPEDYRAGERYARERGLEVIGTYHSHPDHPARPSEFDRGNAWPVYSYIIVSVQNGRAADLTSWTLDDERQFQSETICRTTEV from the coding sequence ATGACTCTCGATGTCTCGGGCGCGCAGCTTGCTGCCATCCGCGCCCACGGTGAGCGCACGTACCCGCGCGAGTGCTGCGGCCTGCTATTAGGCAGTTTTGAGAAGGGCGATAAAAAGCGTCTCGTCGAGGCGTATGCCGTCGAGAACACCTGGCAAGGAGCGGGAGAATTTGGCTTGGGCGACGGTCAGGGCGAGGAGCGGCGCTTTTTGATTACGCCGGAGGATTACCGGGCTGGTGAGCGCTACGCCCGCGAGCGGGGGCTCGAAGTGATCGGCACCTATCACTCCCACCCCGACCATCCGGCCCGCCCGTCGGAGTTTGACCGGGGAAACGCCTGGCCGGTCTACTCTTACATCATCGTCTCGGTGCAGAATGGTCGGGCGGCTGATCTGACTAGCTGGACGCTCGACGACGAGCGGCAATTTCAATCTGAAACAATTTGTCGGACCACGGAGGTCTAA
- a CDS encoding ubiquitin-like small modifier protein 1 has protein sequence MGVKVLIPAPLRRYAGDQESLELEGASVGEVLDDLTGRYGELKKHLYSEDGKLRNFVNVYVNDEDIRHLQQQGTAVQSTDIISIVPSIAGGD, from the coding sequence ATGGGTGTAAAAGTTTTGATTCCTGCGCCGTTGCGCCGCTACGCAGGCGATCAAGAGAGTCTGGAACTGGAGGGGGCAAGCGTCGGCGAGGTACTCGACGATCTGACGGGCCGTTACGGCGAACTCAAAAAGCACCTCTACAGCGAAGACGGCAAACTGCGCAACTTCGTCAACGTCTACGTCAACGACGAGGACATCCGGCACCTGCAGCAGCAGGGCACCGCTGTCCAATCCACCGACATCATCAGTATCGTGCCTTCGATCGCAGGAGGCGATTAG
- the moeB gene encoding molybdopterin-synthase adenylyltransferase MoeB → MLNPDTTTIELSKDEIERYSRHLILPEVGLEGQKKLKAASVLCVGTGGLGAPLTMYLAAAGIGRIGLVDFDVVDASNLQRQIIHGTSWIGRPKIDSATDRLKEINPYLLVDRWPVRLSSENALDIGQHYDLIIDGTDNFPTRYLVNDACVLLGKPNVYGSIFRFEGQATVFHYEDGPCYRCLYPEPPPPGLVPSCAEGGVLGILPGIIGVIQATEAVKIILGIGTTLKGRLMLYDALNMKFRELKLRRNPECPVCGDHPTVTALIDYEEFCGIPQARAEEEKTQSAMQEITAAELKDLLDHRVDVVVVDVRNPDEFAAARIPGTTLIPLPEIENGPGVEKVRALVNGSQLIVHCRSGMRSAKALQILERSGIEGKNLKGGIHAWSDEVDPSVPKV, encoded by the coding sequence ATGCTCAATCCGGATACGACGACCATCGAACTTTCTAAAGACGAAATCGAGCGCTACTCGCGCCATCTCATCCTGCCGGAGGTGGGGCTGGAGGGTCAAAAAAAGCTCAAGGCCGCCTCGGTGCTCTGCGTCGGCACCGGTGGTCTTGGCGCACCGCTCACGATGTATCTGGCTGCCGCCGGCATCGGTCGCATCGGTCTGGTCGATTTTGACGTGGTCGATGCGAGCAACCTCCAGCGCCAGATCATCCACGGCACCTCCTGGATCGGCAGGCCAAAGATCGACTCGGCCACCGACCGGCTCAAGGAGATCAACCCGTACCTGCTCGTCGATCGCTGGCCAGTGCGCCTTTCAAGCGAGAACGCCCTCGACATCGGCCAGCACTACGATCTGATCATCGACGGCACCGACAACTTTCCGACCCGCTATCTGGTCAACGACGCCTGCGTGCTTTTGGGTAAACCCAACGTCTACGGCTCGATCTTCCGCTTCGAGGGCCAGGCGACGGTCTTTCACTACGAGGACGGTCCCTGCTACCGCTGCCTCTATCCGGAGCCGCCGCCGCCGGGCCTGGTTCCCAGCTGCGCCGAGGGTGGCGTGCTGGGCATTTTGCCTGGCATCATCGGCGTCATCCAGGCGACCGAGGCGGTCAAGATCATCCTGGGCATCGGCACGACGCTCAAGGGCCGACTGATGCTCTACGATGCGTTAAATATGAAGTTCCGCGAGCTAAAGCTGCGGCGGAACCCCGAGTGCCCGGTGTGCGGCGACCATCCGACCGTCACCGCCCTCATCGACTACGAAGAATTCTGCGGCATCCCGCAGGCCCGCGCCGAAGAAGAGAAAACCCAATCTGCCATGCAAGAAATCACCGCCGCCGAACTTAAAGATCTCCTCGATCACAGGGTCGATGTGGTCGTCGTCGATGTGCGCAACCCCGACGAATTTGCCGCCGCCCGCATTCCCGGCACCACCTTGATTCCGCTACCTGAGATCGAGAACGGTCCTGGCGTCGAGAAGGTGCGCGCACTGGTCAACGGCTCGCAACTGATCGTCCACTGCCGCAGCGGGATGCGTTCGGCCAAAGCCCTGCAGATTTTAGAGCGCTCCGGCATCGAGGGCAAGAACCTCAAAGGCGGCATCCACGCCTGGTCCGACGAAGTCGATCCGAGCGTGCCCAAGGTGTAA
- a CDS encoding photosystem I reaction center subunit IV, whose translation MAIERGAKVRILRKESYWYRDVGTVASIDKNEKTIYPVTVRFEKVNYSGLNTNNFGVSELEEVEA comes from the coding sequence ATGGCGATTGAGAGAGGGGCCAAGGTCCGCATCCTGCGCAAGGAATCCTACTGGTATCGCGATGTCGGTACGGTTGCATCGATCGACAAAAACGAGAAGACGATCTACCCGGTGACGGTGCGCTTCGAGAAGGTCAACTACTCGGGGCTCAACACCAACAACTTCGGCGTCAGCGAACTGGAAGAAGTCGAAGCTTAG
- a CDS encoding DNA-formamidopyrimidine glycosylase: MPELPEVETLRRDLLIYLPGEQIKDVEVLRAASVGYPPDPVAFAAALVGQIFGERMVRRGKYLLLFFESGDALGVHLRMSGRLLWRSADAPLEVHTRVRLFLNSGHELRFEDLRVFGRLWFVPAAVASEQVVTGLTRLGPEPFSAEFSGDYLIERLRRRKQPIKTALLDQSLVAGVGNIYADEALFISGIDPTISAHKLTGAAIERLRQAVIRVLEQGIAQRGTTLRNYTDAQGVNGNYAGGAWVYGRRGEPCRNCGTPIERVRLAGRSTHFCPACQRVQ; this comes from the coding sequence GTGCCCGAACTGCCCGAAGTCGAGACGCTCAGGCGCGATCTACTCATCTATTTACCTGGCGAGCAGATAAAAGATGTGGAGGTGTTGCGCGCCGCCTCTGTGGGCTACCCGCCGGACCCGGTGGCTTTTGCGGCTGCTCTTGTCGGTCAGATCTTTGGCGAGCGGATGGTCCGGCGCGGCAAGTACCTGCTGCTATTTTTTGAAAGTGGCGACGCGCTCGGGGTGCATCTGCGCATGTCTGGCCGGTTGCTCTGGCGCTCTGCGGACGCACCGCTTGAGGTACACACGCGGGTGCGCCTGTTCTTAAATAGCGGCCACGAGTTGCGCTTTGAAGATCTGCGCGTCTTTGGCAGGCTGTGGTTCGTTCCGGCAGCTGTAGCTTCAGAGCAGGTGGTGACAGGATTGACGCGCCTCGGGCCGGAGCCATTCTCGGCGGAATTTAGTGGCGATTATCTGATCGAACGTCTGCGCCGCCGCAAGCAGCCAATCAAGACGGCCCTGCTCGATCAGAGCCTGGTGGCGGGGGTGGGGAACATCTACGCCGACGAAGCGCTCTTTATCAGTGGCATCGACCCGACGATCTCGGCGCACAAACTGACCGGAGCGGCGATCGAGCGCCTGCGGCAGGCGGTCATCCGGGTTCTGGAGCAGGGGATTGCCCAGCGGGGCACCACCCTGCGCAACTACACCGACGCCCAGGGGGTCAACGGCAACTACGCCGGCGGTGCCTGGGTCTACGGGCGGCGGGGTGAACCCTGCCGCAACTGTGGAACACCGATCGAGCGCGTGCGCCTGGCAGGCCGCTCGACGCACTTCTGTCCAGCCTGCCAGCGCGTACAATAA
- a CDS encoding TonB family protein, whose protein sequence is MTANLLTRTRSSTRLQIVRPLASLWFRFCAALLEQAILLLAAFAIVQSVGALLSLLGATVASPLLAWITVGLYGLLVLFNYLVLPLRNKGQTLGMQLVGIRIVRMDDEKLTAGTLLLRHLLGYPLSLLPLALGFITAALDSDKQGWHDKIADTKVIADPRRTVANLYPAIVSSFFIHVLVILSAIVLAIIIPLLLQALHIQFPDLKPEEPPPPPVVIDIDQTDPNLKPRPNAVRANHNSVAKKRNRELPTDTGVRGAQQSKPTPRPRVAQQPPAPAPEPEPKPEVEPPKPKPVPVPKLKAAPPPSPDPILPKPVEPPKVTSPELSALKPEPAPDNTPPAPAPPTRRRRTSSSSGSGLGTASALGGPLSASSRGGGNGGLGSSGALNPGSDGPGSGVDAQEDIDWGPYMAALQRKVKRNWITPEAGNSRRTVLVFSVSKSGDVTNLRVARSSGSRSSDDAAIDAVQRAAPFARLPVGYKNDRIDIQFTFDINVFGATQGDF, encoded by the coding sequence ATGACTGCGAATCTTCTGACTCGAACCCGCTCCAGCACCCGGCTGCAGATTGTCAGACCCCTGGCAAGCCTCTGGTTTCGCTTCTGTGCGGCACTGCTTGAGCAGGCGATTTTGCTTTTGGCCGCCTTTGCGATCGTGCAGTCGGTGGGTGCCTTGCTGTCGCTTCTGGGTGCAACGGTTGCAAGCCCGCTGCTCGCCTGGATCACCGTCGGCCTCTACGGCCTGCTGGTGCTCTTTAACTATCTGGTGTTGCCGCTGCGCAACAAGGGCCAGACCCTCGGAATGCAACTGGTGGGCATCCGGATCGTGCGGATGGACGACGAGAAGCTCACCGCCGGAACGCTACTTTTGCGTCACCTGTTGGGTTATCCCCTCAGTTTGCTGCCCCTGGCTCTGGGATTTATCACCGCCGCCCTCGACAGCGACAAGCAGGGCTGGCACGACAAGATCGCCGACACCAAAGTGATCGCCGACCCGCGCCGCACGGTAGCCAACCTCTATCCGGCGATCGTCTCCTCATTTTTTATCCACGTCCTGGTGATCCTCTCGGCGATCGTGCTTGCGATCATCATTCCGCTGCTGCTGCAGGCGCTGCACATCCAGTTTCCGGACCTCAAGCCCGAGGAGCCGCCGCCACCGCCGGTGGTGATCGACATCGACCAGACCGACCCGAACCTCAAGCCCCGGCCCAACGCGGTGCGGGCCAACCACAACTCGGTGGCCAAAAAGCGCAATCGTGAGCTACCCACCGACACCGGCGTGCGCGGTGCCCAGCAAAGTAAACCCACACCCCGCCCCCGCGTCGCCCAGCAACCGCCCGCCCCCGCGCCGGAGCCCGAGCCCAAGCCCGAAGTCGAGCCGCCCAAACCCAAACCGGTGCCGGTGCCAAAGCTAAAAGCCGCCCCGCCCCCATCGCCGGACCCAATCCTGCCCAAGCCGGTCGAGCCGCCGAAAGTCACCAGTCCTGAACTGTCGGCCCTCAAACCGGAACCTGCTCCCGACAATACTCCGCCCGCCCCCGCGCCCCCGACGCGCAGGAGGCGTACTAGCTCGTCGAGCGGCTCCGGTCTCGGCACGGCCAGCGCCCTCGGTGGACCGCTCTCCGCCAGCAGTCGCGGTGGTGGCAACGGTGGCCTGGGGAGCAGCGGTGCCCTCAACCCCGGCAGCGATGGTCCCGGTTCGGGCGTCGATGCGCAAGAAGACATCGACTGGGGTCCGTACATGGCTGCCCTCCAGCGCAAGGTCAAGCGCAACTGGATCACCCCGGAGGCAGGCAATTCCCGGCGCACGGTGCTGGTCTTCTCGGTGAGCAAGAGCGGCGATGTGACCAACCTGCGCGTCGCCCGCTCCTCCGGCTCGCGCTCCTCCGACGATGCGGCAATCGATGCGGTGCAGCGCGCTGCCCCCTTTGCCCGGCTGCCGGTGGGCTATAAAAACGACCGCATCGACATCCAGTTCACCTTCGACATCAACGTCTTCGGGGCGACCCAGGGAGACTTTTAA